A part of Primulina eburnea isolate SZY01 chromosome 10, ASM2296580v1, whole genome shotgun sequence genomic DNA contains:
- the LOC140842845 gene encoding uncharacterized protein, which yields MAKNSRFQGQETAEPQEKEDDDEEEAISLSDFILHSEENDSPHTREDRDHRTSSDPSDFFEFFNDLTSEMCHAEDIIFCGKLVPYKKKPVLFDTLNGSSRRYCESLPDQLLTPTKTRTHANAKFMRSCRSLDYDKSCQIPSLAVKSEGSCVPRLRLKKRAKFEVRKPRWYGLMFGVVKSPPEMDLRDMKNRQVRRNSGGISRPAMEGRGRNTPANQRNSWSDDFLNVLSCKHDASVATMTSSSFSLVSRI from the coding sequence ATGGCCAAAAACTCCAGATTTCAAGGTCAAGAAACCGCAGAGCCCCAAGAAAAAGAAGACGACGATGAAGAAGAGGCGATCTCCCTCTCTGATTTCATACTACACTCCGAAGAAAATGATTCTCCCCACACTCGGGAAGATCGTGACCATAGGACAAGCTCGGACCCATCAGATTTCTTCGAGTTCTTCAATGATCTCACCTCCGAAATGTGTCATGCAGAAGACATAATTTTCTGTGGGAAACTTGTACCATACAAGAAAAAACCAGTACTTTTTGATACCCTAAACGGTTCATCCAGGAGATATTGCGAGTCTTTGCCGGATCAGTTGTTGACTCCCACGAAAACACGCACCCACGCAAATGCGAAATTCATGCGAAGCTGCCGTTCGTTGGATTATGATAAGTCCTGCCAAATTCCGAGCTTGGCGGTGAAGTCGGAGGGCTCCTGTGTTCCCCGGCTTCGTTTGAAAAAAAGGGCGAAATTCGAGGTAAGGAAGCCTAGGTGGTATGGTCTCATGTTTGGTGTGGTAAAGTCTCCACCGGAAATGGACCTCCGAGACATGAAAAACCGGCAAGTTCGCCGGAATTCTGGAGGAATATCACGGCCAGCAATGGAAGGCAGAGGGAGGAATACCCCTGCCAACCAGAGAAATTCGTGGAGCGATGATTTCTTGAATGTGTTGAGTTGCAAACACGATGCTAGTGTAGCTACCATGACATCATCGTCTTTTAGTCTCGTCTCACGAATATGA